One stretch of Macaca nemestrina isolate mMacNem1 chromosome 17, mMacNem.hap1, whole genome shotgun sequence DNA includes these proteins:
- the LOC105493356 gene encoding multidrug and toxin extrusion protein 1 isoform X2 — MAVPPFQRFLVQLMVFLISFISSVFCGHLGKLELDAVTLAIAVINVTGVSVGFGLSSACDTLISQTYGSQNLRHVGVILQRSMLILLLCCFPCWALFLNTQHILLLFRQDPVVSRLTQTYVTIFIPALPATFLYTLQVKYLLNQGILLPQIVTGVAANLVNALANYLFLHQLHLGVIGSAVANLISQYTLALLLFFYILGKKLHQATWGGWSLECLQDWASFLRLAIPSMLMLCMEWWAYEVGSFLSGILGMVELGAQSIVYELAIVVYMVPAGFSVAASVRVGNALGAGDMEQARKSSTVSLLITVLFAVAFSVLLLSCKDLVGYIFTTDRDIINLVAQVVPIYAVSHLFEALACTSGGVLRGSGNQKVGAIVNTVGYYVVGLPIGITLMFATKLGVMGLWSGIIICTVFQAVCFLGFIIQLNWKKACQQAQVHANLKADVARSVNSALPQDPFHPGCPENHEGILMNDVGKTGEAQLDQQMRQEESLPEHPQDSAKLSRTQLVLRRGLLLLGAFLILLVGILVRFYVRIQ; from the exons GTTATCAATGTCACTGGTGTCTCAGTGGGATTCGGCTTATCTTCTGCTTGTGACACCCTCATCTCCCAG ACGTACGGGAGCCAGAACCTGAGGCACGTGGGCGTGATCCTACAGCGGAGTATGCTCATTCTGCTCCTCTGCTGCTTCCCCTGCTGGGCGCTGTTTCTCAACACCCAGCACATCCTGCTGCTCTTCAGGCAGGACCCGGTTGTGTCCAG GCTTACCCAGACCTATGTCACGATCTTCATTCCAGCTCTTCCT GCAACCTTTCTTTATACGCTACAAGTTAAATATTTGCTCAACCAG GgaattctcctgccccagatcGTAACTGGAGTTGCAGCCAACCTTGTCAATGCCCTCGCCAACTATCTGTTTCTCCATCAGCTGCATCTTGGGGTGAT AGGCTCTGCAGTGGCAAATTTGATTTCCCAGTACACCCTGGCTCTACTCCTCTTTTTCTACATCCTtgggaaaaaactgcatcaagcTACATGGGGAG GTTGGTCCCTCGAGTGCCTGCAGGACTGGGCCTCCTTCCTCCGCCTGGCCATCCCCAGCATGCTCATGCTATGCATGGAGTGGTGGGCCTATGAGGTCGGGAGCTTCCTCAGCG GCATCCTCGGCATGGTGGAGCTGGGCGCTCAGTCCATCGTGTATGAACTGGCCATCGTTGTGTACATG gTCCCTGCAGGCTTCAGCGTGGCTGCCAGTGTCCGAGTAGGAAACGCTCTGGGTGCTGGAGACATGGAGCAGGCACGGAAGTCCTCCACCGTTTCCCTACTAATCACAG TGCTCTTTGCTGTAGCCTTCAGTGTCCTGCTGTTAAGCTGTAAGGATCTTGTGGGGTACATTTTCACTACCGACCG AGACATCATTAATCTGGTGGCTCAGGTGGTTCCAATTTATGCTGTTTCCCACCTCTTCGAAGCTCTGGCT TGCACGAGCGGTGGCGTTCTGAGGGGGAGTGGAAATCAGAAGGTTGGAGCCATTGTGAATACCGTTGGGTACTACGTGGTTGGCCTCCCCATCGGGATCACGCTGATGTTTGCAACCAAACTTGGAGTGATGG gtCTGTGGTCAGGGATCATCATCTGTACAGTCTTTCAAGCTGTGTGTTTTCTAGGCTTTATTATTCAGCTAAATTGGAAAAAAGCGTGTCAGCAG GCTCAGGTACACGCCAATTTGAAAGCAGACGTGGCTCGGAGTGTGAATTCCGCTCTCCCTCAGGACCCGTTTCACCCAG GGTGCCCTGAAAACCATGAAGGAATTTTAATGAACGATGTTGGAAAGACGGGCGAGGCTCAGTTGGATCAGCAGATGCGCCAAGAAGAATCTTTGCCGGAACATCCACAGGACAGTGCTAAGTTGTCCAGGACACAGCTGGTGCTGCGGCGAGGGCTTCTGCTCCTGGGGGCCTTCTTAATCTTGCTGGTGGGGATTTTAGTGAGATTCTATGTCAGAATTCAGTGA
- the LOC105493356 gene encoding multidrug and toxin extrusion protein 1 isoform X5 yields the protein MVFLISFISSVFCGHLGKLELDAVTLAIAVINVTGVSVGFGLSSACDTLISQTYGSQNLRHVGVILQRSMLILLLCCFPCWALFLNTQHILLLFRQDPVVSRLTQTYVTIFIPALPATFLYTLQVKYLLNQGILLPQIVTGVAANLVNALANYLFLHQLHLGVIGSAVANLISQYTLALLLFFYILGKKLHQATWGGWSLECLQDWASFLRLAIPSMLMLCMEWWAYEVGSFLSGILGMVELGAQSIVYELAIVVYMVPAGFSVAASVRVGNALGAGDMEQARKSSTVSLLITVLFAVAFSVLLLSCKDLVGYIFTTDRDIINLVAQVVPIYAVSHLFEALACTSGGVLRGSGNQKVGAIVNTVGYYVVGLPIGITLMFATKLGVMGLWSGIIICTVFQAVCFLGFIIQLNWKKACQQAQVHANLKADVARSVNSALPQDPFHPGCPENHEGILMNDVGKTGEAQLDQQMRQEESLPEHPQDSAKLSRTQLVLRRGLLLLGAFLILLVGILVRFYVRIQ from the exons GTTATCAATGTCACTGGTGTCTCAGTGGGATTCGGCTTATCTTCTGCTTGTGACACCCTCATCTCCCAG ACGTACGGGAGCCAGAACCTGAGGCACGTGGGCGTGATCCTACAGCGGAGTATGCTCATTCTGCTCCTCTGCTGCTTCCCCTGCTGGGCGCTGTTTCTCAACACCCAGCACATCCTGCTGCTCTTCAGGCAGGACCCGGTTGTGTCCAG GCTTACCCAGACCTATGTCACGATCTTCATTCCAGCTCTTCCT GCAACCTTTCTTTATACGCTACAAGTTAAATATTTGCTCAACCAG GgaattctcctgccccagatcGTAACTGGAGTTGCAGCCAACCTTGTCAATGCCCTCGCCAACTATCTGTTTCTCCATCAGCTGCATCTTGGGGTGAT AGGCTCTGCAGTGGCAAATTTGATTTCCCAGTACACCCTGGCTCTACTCCTCTTTTTCTACATCCTtgggaaaaaactgcatcaagcTACATGGGGAG GTTGGTCCCTCGAGTGCCTGCAGGACTGGGCCTCCTTCCTCCGCCTGGCCATCCCCAGCATGCTCATGCTATGCATGGAGTGGTGGGCCTATGAGGTCGGGAGCTTCCTCAGCG GCATCCTCGGCATGGTGGAGCTGGGCGCTCAGTCCATCGTGTATGAACTGGCCATCGTTGTGTACATG gTCCCTGCAGGCTTCAGCGTGGCTGCCAGTGTCCGAGTAGGAAACGCTCTGGGTGCTGGAGACATGGAGCAGGCACGGAAGTCCTCCACCGTTTCCCTACTAATCACAG TGCTCTTTGCTGTAGCCTTCAGTGTCCTGCTGTTAAGCTGTAAGGATCTTGTGGGGTACATTTTCACTACCGACCG AGACATCATTAATCTGGTGGCTCAGGTGGTTCCAATTTATGCTGTTTCCCACCTCTTCGAAGCTCTGGCT TGCACGAGCGGTGGCGTTCTGAGGGGGAGTGGAAATCAGAAGGTTGGAGCCATTGTGAATACCGTTGGGTACTACGTGGTTGGCCTCCCCATCGGGATCACGCTGATGTTTGCAACCAAACTTGGAGTGATGG gtCTGTGGTCAGGGATCATCATCTGTACAGTCTTTCAAGCTGTGTGTTTTCTAGGCTTTATTATTCAGCTAAATTGGAAAAAAGCGTGTCAGCAG GCTCAGGTACACGCCAATTTGAAAGCAGACGTGGCTCGGAGTGTGAATTCCGCTCTCCCTCAGGACCCGTTTCACCCAG GGTGCCCTGAAAACCATGAAGGAATTTTAATGAACGATGTTGGAAAGACGGGCGAGGCTCAGTTGGATCAGCAGATGCGCCAAGAAGAATCTTTGCCGGAACATCCACAGGACAGTGCTAAGTTGTCCAGGACACAGCTGGTGCTGCGGCGAGGGCTTCTGCTCCTGGGGGCCTTCTTAATCTTGCTGGTGGGGATTTTAGTGAGATTCTATGTCAGAATTCAGTGA